One window of the Brevundimonas goettingensis genome contains the following:
- a CDS encoding DUF2497 domain-containing protein, which yields MSDPTAQEPTMEEILASIRRIISEDDAPAETAAAAAPEPAPAPEPEPFPSAALMDETPSVQEPEAVEEDILELTDTYEAPAVESIGDLDVSSPEPEAPTAWTAPAPTPDYDSLVGESAAASAASAFAGLHASLKPGAAAPAPSGDLTFLSGSTVEGMVAEMLKPMLKGWLDANLPGIVERAVKAEVERISRTAG from the coding sequence ATGTCCGACCCGACCGCCCAGGAACCGACGATGGAAGAGATTCTGGCGTCCATTCGCCGGATCATCTCCGAAGACGACGCTCCGGCCGAGACGGCGGCGGCTGCCGCGCCCGAGCCCGCCCCGGCCCCCGAGCCCGAGCCCTTCCCGAGCGCCGCCCTGATGGACGAGACGCCGTCGGTGCAGGAGCCCGAGGCCGTCGAGGAAGACATCCTCGAACTGACCGACACCTATGAGGCCCCGGCCGTCGAGAGCATCGGCGATCTGGACGTCTCCTCGCCCGAGCCCGAGGCCCCGACCGCCTGGACCGCCCCGGCGCCCACGCCCGACTACGACAGCCTGGTCGGCGAAAGCGCTGCCGCCAGCGCCGCCTCGGCCTTCGCCGGCCTGCACGCCAGTCTGAAGCCGGGCGCCGCCGCTCCGGCCCCGAGCGGAGACCTCACCTTCCTCAGCGGCTCGACCGTCGAGGGCATGGTCGCCGAGATGCTGAAGCCCATGCTCAAGGGCTGGCTCGACGCCAACCTGCCGGGCATTGTCGAACGCGCGGTCAAGGCCGAGGTAGAGCGAATCTCCCGCACCGCCGGCTAG
- a CDS encoding valine--tRNA ligase, whose amino-acid sequence MLDKTFDPKASEPRLYAQWEQSGAFAPTEGAAEAYSIVIPPPNVTGSLHIGHALNNTLQDILTRYHRMKGKAALWLPGTDHAGIATQMVVERQLAAAGNVGRRDMGRDAFVEKVWEWKAESGGAIVQQLRRLGASCDWSRERFTLDEGLNAAVRKVFVQLHKDGLIYRDKRLVNWDPQFQTAISDLEVEQREVDGAYWHFAYPLADGVTFEYPVAFDEDGKATEYETRDYIVVATTRPETMLGDTGVAVHPTDERYAAIVGKSVILPITGRRIPIVADEYADPTKGSGAVKITPAHDFNDFQVGKRAGLPSLNILDAFARITDVDTPDVPAEYAGQDRFAARKAIVARAEEEGWLKEIEKTKHMVPHGDRSGVVIEPWLTDQWYVDAHTLAQPAIKAVETGATVFEPASYSKIYFEWLRNIEPWCISRQLWWGHRIPAWYDADGQIYVAETEAEARELAGNKPITQDEDVLDTWFSSALWPFSTMGWPEKTADLEKFYPTSDLVTAADIIFFWVARMMMMGLHFMDEVPFKRVIINGLVRDEKGQKMSKSKGNVIDPLVIIDELGADPLRFTMAILSGTRDIKLSKERIEGYRNFGTKLWNAARFSQMNEAVRVEGFDPATVTQTINRWIRGELTKAERQVSEAIEGGRFDDAASALYRFVWNVFCDWYVELSKPVLQGSDEAAKAETRAMTAWTLDQTLKLLHPVMPFITEELWDELGKEGPVRDEPMLIGSQWPVLPDAFVDAEAEAEIGWLVDLVTEVRQLRAEMNVPPGAKPPLAFVAPDGVTAGRIALHQPLILTLARVSEVATAEAAPAGAVSFVIGGVTAALSLAGTIDVAAEQARLEKAIKTAVSDVEHINKKLGNPNFVAKAAPAVIDEQRAKLAEAEEAHAKLVAALDRIGAMG is encoded by the coding sequence ATGCTCGACAAGACCTTCGACCCCAAGGCCTCCGAACCCCGCCTCTATGCCCAGTGGGAACAGTCCGGCGCCTTCGCCCCCACCGAGGGGGCCGCCGAAGCCTATTCGATCGTCATCCCGCCGCCGAACGTGACGGGGTCGCTGCACATCGGCCATGCGCTGAACAATACGCTGCAGGACATCCTGACTCGCTATCACCGGATGAAGGGCAAGGCCGCCCTGTGGCTGCCCGGCACCGACCACGCCGGCATCGCCACCCAGATGGTCGTCGAGCGCCAGCTCGCCGCCGCCGGCAATGTCGGCCGCCGCGACATGGGCCGCGACGCCTTCGTCGAAAAGGTCTGGGAATGGAAGGCCGAGAGCGGCGGGGCCATCGTCCAGCAGCTGCGCCGCCTCGGCGCCTCCTGCGACTGGTCGCGCGAACGCTTCACCCTGGACGAGGGGCTGAACGCCGCCGTCCGCAAGGTCTTCGTCCAGCTGCACAAGGACGGCCTGATCTATCGCGACAAGCGGCTGGTCAACTGGGACCCGCAGTTCCAGACCGCCATCTCGGACCTCGAGGTCGAGCAGCGCGAGGTCGACGGCGCCTACTGGCATTTCGCCTATCCGCTCGCTGACGGCGTGACCTTCGAATACCCGGTCGCCTTCGACGAGGACGGCAAGGCGACCGAATACGAAACGCGCGACTATATCGTCGTCGCCACGACCCGGCCCGAGACCATGCTGGGCGACACCGGCGTCGCGGTTCACCCGACCGACGAACGCTATGCCGCGATCGTTGGCAAGTCGGTCATCCTGCCGATCACCGGCCGCCGCATCCCCATCGTCGCCGATGAGTATGCCGACCCGACCAAGGGCTCGGGCGCGGTCAAGATCACCCCGGCCCACGACTTCAACGATTTCCAGGTCGGCAAGCGCGCGGGCCTGCCGTCGCTCAACATCCTCGACGCCTTCGCCCGCATCACCGACGTCGACACGCCCGACGTCCCGGCCGAATACGCCGGTCAGGACCGCTTCGCCGCGCGCAAGGCCATCGTCGCCCGCGCCGAGGAAGAGGGCTGGCTGAAGGAGATCGAGAAGACGAAGCACATGGTCCCGCACGGCGACCGTTCGGGCGTGGTCATCGAGCCCTGGCTGACGGACCAGTGGTACGTCGACGCCCACACGCTCGCGCAACCCGCCATCAAGGCCGTCGAGACCGGCGCCACCGTCTTCGAGCCCGCCAGCTACTCCAAGATCTATTTCGAATGGCTGCGCAACATCGAGCCCTGGTGCATCTCGCGCCAGCTCTGGTGGGGGCACCGCATCCCGGCCTGGTATGACGCCGACGGCCAGATCTATGTCGCCGAGACCGAGGCCGAGGCGCGCGAACTGGCGGGCAACAAGCCCATCACCCAGGACGAGGACGTTCTCGACACCTGGTTCTCCTCGGCCCTGTGGCCCTTCTCGACCATGGGGTGGCCGGAGAAGACGGCGGATCTGGAGAAATTCTACCCGACCTCGGACCTGGTCACGGCCGCCGACATCATCTTCTTCTGGGTCGCCCGGATGATGATGATGGGCCTGCATTTCATGGACGAGGTCCCGTTCAAACGCGTCATCATCAACGGCCTCGTTCGCGACGAGAAGGGGCAGAAGATGTCGAAGTCCAAGGGGAACGTCATCGACCCCCTGGTCATCATCGACGAACTCGGCGCCGACCCGCTGCGCTTCACCATGGCCATTCTGTCGGGCACGCGCGACATCAAGTTGTCCAAGGAGCGCATTGAAGGCTATCGCAATTTCGGCACCAAGCTGTGGAACGCCGCCCGCTTCAGCCAGATGAACGAGGCCGTCCGTGTCGAGGGCTTCGACCCCGCGACCGTGACCCAGACCATCAACCGCTGGATCCGGGGCGAGCTGACCAAGGCCGAGCGTCAGGTCTCCGAGGCCATCGAGGGCGGCCGGTTCGACGACGCCGCCTCGGCCCTGTACCGCTTCGTCTGGAACGTCTTCTGCGACTGGTACGTCGAACTTTCCAAGCCCGTCCTGCAAGGCTCGGATGAGGCGGCGAAGGCCGAGACCCGCGCCATGACCGCCTGGACCCTCGACCAGACCCTGAAGCTGCTCCACCCCGTCATGCCCTTCATCACCGAAGAGCTGTGGGACGAACTCGGCAAGGAAGGCCCCGTCCGCGACGAACCGATGCTGATCGGCTCGCAATGGCCGGTCCTGCCCGACGCCTTCGTTGACGCCGAGGCCGAAGCCGAGATCGGCTGGCTGGTCGATCTGGTCACCGAGGTGCGTCAGCTGCGCGCCGAGATGAACGTCCCGCCGGGCGCCAAGCCGCCGCTGGCCTTCGTCGCCCCCGACGGCGTGACCGCGGGCCGGATTGCGCTACACCAGCCGTTGATCCTGACGCTCGCCCGGGTGTCCGAGGTCGCGACGGCCGAGGCCGCTCCGGCGGGCGCCGTCAGCTTCGTCATCGGCGGCGTCACAGCGGCGCTCTCGCTGGCCGGGACCATCGACGTGGCCGCCGAGCAGGCGCGTCTGGAAAAGGCCATCAAGACCGCGGTCTCCGACGTCGAACACATCAACAAGAAGCTCGGCAACCCCAACTTCGTCGCCAAGGCGGCCCCCGCCGTCATCGACGAACAGCGCGCCAAACTGGCCGAGGCCGAGGAAGCCCACGCCAAACTGGTCGCCGCCCTCGACCGCATCGGCGCGATGGGCTGA
- a CDS encoding CocE/NonD family hydrolase codes for MSRSRLSVILAALAATFASAAVAQTVPPAQEDALTASKSEIPTAFQPGVPADNYVRREVMIPMRDGVKLHTVIIIPKGLTDAPMILDRTPYNANRLTNGTGSTHAEMLVRQGYGTLLQNGYILVAQDVRGKYGSEGDYVMNRPVVGPLNATGVDHATDAYDTIDWLSKNVPESNGRVGTMGNSYDGFTVTQSLINPHPALKAAVPMMAMVDGWMGDDWFHNGAFRWLGAIDYALGQEGARSGGPAWPAACFDDYECALAAGSAARLGEAKGVQQTGFWNQLLRHPSYDAWWQAQAVDKILAAQPLKVPTLWVNGLWDQEDIYGTMAAYRAVEPKDVGNDMNFLVAGPWMHGGAYRDSGSSIGQVQFDSATAFYFQRHILLPFLDAHLKTHGAPADIAPVTLFESGRNEWRHLQSWPTDVPSRRLYLQAGNGLGFNAPAESTQAFDEYISDPAHPVPYIQRPVRGDAWRTWLATDQRPYSDRADVVTYVSEPLTEPVRISGNPQVHLFAATSGTDSDWVVKLIDVYPSEYWLQPEMGGYQLAVSMDIFRGRYRESLSDPKAIAPNRPLEYKWALPAASHTFLPGHRIMVQVQSSWFPLYDRNPQTFVPNIMFAKPEDYRRATQRVYHAGANATFIDLPMAVDQAGEAH; via the coding sequence ATGTCCCGCAGCCGCCTGTCCGTCATCCTCGCCGCCCTGGCCGCGACCTTCGCCTCCGCCGCCGTGGCGCAAACGGTCCCGCCCGCGCAGGAAGACGCCCTGACCGCCTCGAAAAGCGAGATCCCGACCGCCTTCCAGCCGGGCGTCCCCGCCGACAACTATGTCCGGCGCGAGGTGATGATCCCGATGCGCGACGGAGTGAAGCTGCACACCGTCATCATCATCCCCAAGGGGCTGACCGATGCGCCGATGATCCTGGATCGCACCCCCTACAACGCCAACCGCCTGACCAACGGCACGGGCAGCACCCATGCCGAGATGCTGGTGCGTCAGGGGTATGGGACCCTGCTCCAGAACGGCTATATCCTCGTCGCCCAGGACGTACGCGGGAAATACGGCTCCGAGGGCGACTACGTCATGAACCGGCCGGTCGTCGGGCCGCTGAACGCGACCGGCGTCGACCATGCGACCGACGCCTATGACACCATCGACTGGCTGTCCAAGAATGTGCCCGAGTCCAACGGCCGGGTCGGGACCATGGGCAACTCCTACGACGGCTTCACGGTCACCCAGAGCCTGATCAACCCGCACCCGGCGCTCAAGGCCGCCGTGCCGATGATGGCCATGGTCGACGGCTGGATGGGCGACGACTGGTTCCACAACGGCGCCTTCCGCTGGCTCGGAGCCATCGACTACGCCCTGGGGCAGGAGGGCGCGCGCTCGGGCGGTCCGGCCTGGCCCGCCGCCTGTTTCGACGACTATGAGTGCGCCCTGGCGGCGGGCTCGGCGGCCCGGCTGGGCGAGGCCAAGGGCGTCCAGCAGACCGGCTTCTGGAACCAGCTGCTGCGGCACCCGTCGTACGACGCCTGGTGGCAGGCCCAGGCCGTGGACAAGATCCTGGCCGCCCAGCCGCTGAAGGTGCCGACCCTTTGGGTCAACGGCCTGTGGGATCAGGAGGATATCTACGGGACGATGGCCGCCTATCGCGCCGTCGAGCCCAAGGACGTCGGCAACGACATGAACTTCCTGGTCGCCGGCCCTTGGATGCACGGCGGCGCCTATCGCGACAGCGGCTCCAGCATCGGCCAGGTCCAGTTCGACAGCGCCACCGCCTTCTACTTCCAGCGCCATATCCTGCTGCCCTTCCTCGACGCCCATCTGAAGACCCATGGCGCCCCGGCGGACATCGCCCCCGTGACCCTGTTCGAGTCGGGCCGCAACGAATGGCGGCATCTGCAGTCCTGGCCGACCGACGTGCCGTCGCGACGCCTCTACCTGCAGGCCGGCAACGGGCTGGGCTTCAACGCCCCGGCGGAGAGCACTCAGGCCTTTGACGAATACATCTCCGACCCGGCCCATCCGGTGCCCTATATCCAGCGGCCGGTGCGCGGCGACGCCTGGCGGACCTGGCTGGCGACGGACCAGCGGCCCTACAGCGACCGCGCCGATGTGGTGACCTATGTCTCGGAGCCCCTGACCGAGCCGGTGCGCATCTCGGGCAATCCGCAGGTGCATCTGTTCGCGGCGACGAGCGGCACGGACTCCGACTGGGTGGTCAAGCTGATCGACGTCTATCCGTCGGAGTACTGGCTGCAGCCCGAGATGGGCGGCTATCAGCTCGCGGTGTCGATGGACATCTTCCGTGGCCGCTACCGCGAGAGCCTCAGCGATCCGAAGGCGATCGCGCCCAACCGGCCGCTGGAGTACAAATGGGCCCTGCCCGCGGCCAGCCACACCTTCCTGCCGGGTCACCGGATCATGGTGCAGGTCCAGTCCAGCTGGTTCCCGCTCTACGATCGAAACCCCCAGACCTTCGTGCCGAACATCATGTTCGCCAAGCCCGAGGATTATCGCCGCGCGACCCAGCGGGTCTATCACGCCGGGGCCAACGCCACCTTCATCGACCTGCCGATGGCGGTGGATCAGGCGGGCGAAGCGCACTGA
- a CDS encoding TlyA family RNA methyltransferase: MMRDRLDQLLVDRGLSESRSRARAAIEAGGVTVNGQPARSASQKVDRDVEITAVDAHRFVGRGALKLDHALTLWPVTVEGRVALDVGASTGGFTEVCLERGAVKVFAVDVGSGQMHERIANDPRVVNLEKTDARTLDTDLIPEAPQLVVCDASFIGLAKVLPAALDLAAPGADLIALVKPQFEGTGPSSAGKKGVVKDPEAHAAAVTGVSDWLEGIGWTVRETTKSPITGGDGNVEFLLWAKKER; encoded by the coding sequence ATGATGAGAGACCGACTGGACCAATTGCTCGTCGATCGCGGCCTGTCCGAGAGCCGGTCGCGGGCGCGGGCGGCGATCGAAGCGGGCGGAGTCACCGTCAACGGCCAGCCTGCCAGGTCCGCTTCCCAGAAGGTCGATCGTGACGTCGAGATCACCGCCGTGGATGCCCACCGTTTCGTCGGGCGCGGCGCGCTCAAGCTGGATCACGCCCTGACCCTGTGGCCCGTCACGGTGGAGGGCAGGGTGGCGCTGGACGTCGGCGCCTCGACCGGCGGCTTCACCGAGGTCTGTCTGGAGCGGGGCGCGGTAAAGGTCTTCGCCGTCGATGTCGGCTCGGGTCAGATGCATGAGCGGATCGCCAACGACCCACGCGTGGTCAATCTGGAGAAGACCGACGCCCGCACCCTCGACACGGACCTGATCCCCGAAGCGCCGCAACTGGTCGTCTGCGACGCCAGCTTCATCGGCCTGGCCAAGGTCCTCCCCGCCGCCCTCGATCTGGCCGCGCCCGGCGCCGACCTGATCGCCCTCGTCAAACCCCAGTTCGAAGGCACGGGGCCGTCCAGCGCCGGCAAGAAGGGCGTCGTCAAGGACCCCGAGGCCCACGCCGCCGCCGTCACGGGCGTCAGCGACTGGCTGGAAGGCATAGGCTGGACGGTTCGCGAAACCACCAAAAGCCCCATCACCGGCGGTGACGGCAACGTCGAGTTCCTGCTCTGGGCGAAGAAGGAACGGTAG